One genomic segment of Syngnathus typhle isolate RoL2023-S1 ecotype Sweden linkage group LG8, RoL_Styp_1.0, whole genome shotgun sequence includes these proteins:
- the LOC133158572 gene encoding 2-aminoethanethiol dioxygenase-like isoform X1 produces MKAREGSAMATNSLVQRIARQALATFCKPLHVFPDKHQQLLGLMSQARATDLHLQPPAVDSPPPSGAPPVTYMHICETEHFSMGVFLLKSGACIPLHDHPGMHGALKVLYGKLRVSCFDRLDSHSACTHLRPSSRPQVGAVRRSVLRSSAEYTDVSEACLLAPDRDNLHQINAVEGPAAFLDVLAPPYDPDDGRDCHYFQVLQGPKLHEREVWLMEIAQPLSFWCGTEPYPGPEVRL; encoded by the coding sequence ATGAAAGCGCGTGAAGGTTCTGCGATGGCAACGAATTCGCTGGTGCAGAGGATCGCGAGGCAGGCGCTTGCCACCTTCTGTAAGCCGCTTCACGTCTTCCCCGACAAGCATCAGCAGCTGCTTGGCCTCATGAGCCAGGCGCGAGCCACCGACCTCCACCTGCAGCCGCCGGCCGTCGACTCACCCCCTCCAAGCGGCGCCCCCCCGGTCACCTACATGCACATCTGCGAGACAGAGCACTTCAGCATGGGCGTATTCCTGCTGAAGAGCGGCGCCTGCATTCCCCTGCACGACCACCCGGGCATGCACGGCGCGCTCAAAGTCTTGTATGGAAAGCTGCGCGTCAGCTGCTTCGACAGGCTGGACAGTCATTCAGCTTGCACCCACTTGCGGCCCTCCTCCAGGCCGCAGGTGGGCGCCGTACGGCGCTCTGTGCTGCGATCCAGCGCCGAGTACACGGACGTTAGTGAGGCTTGCCTGCTTGCGCCCGACCGTGACAACCTGCACCAGATCAACGCCGTGGAGGGACCCGCCGCTTTCTTGGATGTCCTGGCGCCACCCTACGACCCGGACGACGGACGTGACTGTCACTACTTCCAGGTGCTCCAGGGGCCCAAGCTGCACGAGCGCGAGGTCTGGCTGATGGAGATCGCGCAGCCTTTGTCATTCTGGTGCGGGACCGAACCCTACCCGGGCCCCGAGGTGCGCCTCTGA
- the LOC133158572 gene encoding 2-aminoethanethiol dioxygenase-like isoform X2, whose product MSQARATDLHLQPPAVDSPPPSGAPPVTYMHICETEHFSMGVFLLKSGACIPLHDHPGMHGALKVLYGKLRVSCFDRLDSHSACTHLRPSSRPQVGAVRRSVLRSSAEYTDVSEACLLAPDRDNLHQINAVEGPAAFLDVLAPPYDPDDGRDCHYFQVLQGPKLHEREVWLMEIAQPLSFWCGTEPYPGPEVRL is encoded by the coding sequence ATGAGCCAGGCGCGAGCCACCGACCTCCACCTGCAGCCGCCGGCCGTCGACTCACCCCCTCCAAGCGGCGCCCCCCCGGTCACCTACATGCACATCTGCGAGACAGAGCACTTCAGCATGGGCGTATTCCTGCTGAAGAGCGGCGCCTGCATTCCCCTGCACGACCACCCGGGCATGCACGGCGCGCTCAAAGTCTTGTATGGAAAGCTGCGCGTCAGCTGCTTCGACAGGCTGGACAGTCATTCAGCTTGCACCCACTTGCGGCCCTCCTCCAGGCCGCAGGTGGGCGCCGTACGGCGCTCTGTGCTGCGATCCAGCGCCGAGTACACGGACGTTAGTGAGGCTTGCCTGCTTGCGCCCGACCGTGACAACCTGCACCAGATCAACGCCGTGGAGGGACCCGCCGCTTTCTTGGATGTCCTGGCGCCACCCTACGACCCGGACGACGGACGTGACTGTCACTACTTCCAGGTGCTCCAGGGGCCCAAGCTGCACGAGCGCGAGGTCTGGCTGATGGAGATCGCGCAGCCTTTGTCATTCTGGTGCGGGACCGAACCCTACCCGGGCCCCGAGGTGCGCCTCTGA